The window AGGCCGACGACGAGCCACAGGGCGATGGGGAGGTGGATGCTGGTCAGCACCAGCGATTGCGACTCGTCGGCGAGCGGGAAGGCGTTGGCGGCGACGGCGCCGATCGCGAACAGCGCCACCAGGACACCGATCACCGCTTTGCCCGCTTGCCTGCGCCACGCCAGGAAAGCCGCGAGCCAAGGCAGCGCGAACAGGCTGAGGTTGGCGGCGTAGAAAGCGCCGTCCTGTTCCAGGTTCAGGCCGAACAGCTCGGGCGCCTTGATCGACACCGCCGCGCCCGCCGCGCAGCCGACCATGGCGATCAGGTCGCGCCGTGACCGGGTGTCGGCTGCCGGGCTGTCGGTGTCGCCGGTGAGCACCAGTTGCTTCCACAGCCGTTCCGAGTGTTCCCGGGCGAACTCGCGGGACAGCTCGTCGAGGCTGCCCATGCGCTTGACCGCGACCAGGAACGCCTCGTCGGCGCGCAGGCCCGCGGCGACGAGTTCGTCGACCGAGCCGCGCAGGTGGTCTTCGAGTTCGTCGGCGTCGGCGCTCGTCAGCTCGCGGCGGCGCTGCACGTAGTGCCGCCACTGTGCGAACTGGGCTTCCAGTTCAGCCTGATCGTCCGTCATGCGTAACCCCCCAGCTGGATCGCGATCAGCGGCCGGGTATCGCCCCGGCCGAGCCAGATCTCCTTGAGCGTGTCGACCACGGTGTCCCACTGGCGGCGCTGCTCGGCGAGCTCGGCCAGGCCGCTGCGGGTGATTCGGTAGTACTTGCGGCGCCGCTCCCCCGCGACCGACCGCCAGTCGGACTCGACATGGCCGAGGCGCTCCAGCCGGTGCAGCAACGGGTAGAGCAGCCCCTCGGTCCAGTCCAGCTCGCCGCCGGACAGCTCGCTGATCCGCCGCAGGATCGCGTAGCCGTAGCTGTCCGCCTCGGCCAGGATGCCCAGCACCATCGGCGTCGCCGAGGCGGCCACGAGATCCTTGGTGACTTTCACACGACCTCCGGCTCGTACCCTAGATCTGCGATGCATAGTAGCTCGATGCATAGTAGCGCTAGGTATCGTCTGCCGCAACGCGATCACACCTACGGGGTCACCGGCGATATAGGAGTCGACCCATCTCCGAATGGCGGGGGCGACGCCATGATCGTCAAAGTCGGCACCTTCAACGTCCTGAACCTCGCACTGCCCGAGGTCCCCTACTACCCCGATGAGCTGCCGTACTCGATCGCCGAGTTCGACCGCAAGGCCGCCTGGATCGGCGAGCAGCTGCGGCGGATGGACGCCGACGTGGTGGGCTTCCAGGAAGTCTTCGCCGAGGCGGCGCTGCGCGAGGTTTGTGCCCGCTCCCAGGCGTTCGCCAGCGCGACCGTGGTCGCGCCCGGCGCGGACGGGGCGAGTGGCCCGCGGGTCGGCCTGGCCACGAACCTGCCGCTGGCCGAGCCCGCCGTGTCGATCACCGACTTCCCGCCGGGCCTGCACACCGCCGTGGACGGCATCGCCCTGCCCGTGGGCACGTTCAGCCGCCCGGTCCTGCGCGCCCGCGTCGCCTTCTCCCCCACTGTCACCGTGACGGTGTTCGTCGTGCACCTGAAGTCCAAGCGGCCCATCGTCGACGTCACCATCCCGCCGCACGACCCGCGGGAGGAGGCGCTCGGCAAGGCGCGGTCGCTGATCCGCCGCACCGCCGAGGCGGCCGCGCTGCGGTTCCTGGTGTTGGACGAGGTCGTGGGCAACAGCGGGCCCGTGATCGTGCTCGGCGACCTCAACGACGGGCCGCGCGCGGTCTCCACGGAGATCGTCGCGGGCGACCTGCCGTCGCGGTTCTGGCCGCGGGGACCAGAGCTGCGCCAGGCGTACTGGGACCGGGCGCTCTACTCCGCCCACGAACTGCAGGCCAGGAACATCGGCCGCGACGTCGGGTACTCGCACATCTTCAACAGCCACTACGAGAACCTCGACCACATCCTGGTGAGCCAGGAGTTCTACGACCGCAACCCGAACCGGCTCGGCGAACTGGCCAACCTCCGGCACTTCAACGACCACCTGGTCGACAACCAGCTCAGCAACGACCGCCCCGACCGCACCACGTCCGACCACGCCCAACTGGTCGCCGAGATCGACCTGCGAGCCTGAGCACGTGCTGATCCCTAACATTCAGGCATGACCACTCTCGACTCCCCCATCCCGCGGTTCCACCTGGCAGTGCCCGTCGACGACCTGGATGCGGCGCGCCACTTCTACGGCGAGGTGCTCGGGCTGGCGCGGGGCCGCAGCGCGGAGACCTGGGTGGACTGGAACCTGCACGGCCACCAGTTCGTCACGCACCTCGCGCCAAGCCGTGCGGCCCAGGTGAGCAACCCGGTCGACGGGCACGACGTGCCGGTCCCGCACTTCGGCCTGATCCTGACCGTGCCGGAGTTCGGCAGGCTCGCCGAGCGGCTGCGGACGGCGGGCACCGAGTTCGTCATCGAGCCGTATGTGCGGTTCGAGGGGCAGACCGGCGAGCAGTGGACCATGTTCCTGCTCGACCCGGCGGGGAACGCCCTCGAGTTCAAGGCGTTCGCCGACGACTCCCAGGTGTTCGCCGCGGGAAAGGACTGATCATGAAGGTGTTCCTGATCGGCGCCGGTGGCGGGGTGGGACGTCGGCTCGCCGCGCTGCTGACGGCTCGCGGCGACCACGTGACCGGCATGCACCGCGCGCCAACCCAGGCCGACACCGTGCGCTCGGTGGACGCGACCCCAGTGCTCGGCGACCTCATCGCCGACTCGGTGGACGGGCTGGCGGAGAAGATCCGCGGGCACGACGCCGTGGTGTCCTCGGCGGGCGCGCACGGCACCGGCATGGACAAGACCAGCGCCATCGACGGCGAGGGCCTGGTGAAGACGGCCGCCGCGGCCGCCCGCGCGGGCGTGTCGAGGCTCCTGCTGGTGTCGGTGTTCCCGGAAGCGGGGCGTGACCGTGAGACCAGCGAAGGTTTCGAGCACTACATGAAGGTCAAGAAGACCGCCGATGTCCACCTCGCGGGCACCGAGCTCGACTGGCTCATCGTCCGGCCGGGCACGCTCCGGGACGAGCCGGGCACCGGCCGAGTGACCGCGGGCCTGGCGATCGAGTACGGCGCCATCCCCCGCGACGATGTGGCCGCGTTCCTCGCCGCCGCCCTGCGCGAACCGGCCTTGAACCGCGTCGTCGTCGAACTCACCGCGGGCGAGACACCCGTCGCCGACGCGGTCGCACAGCTCGTGACCTGACCCAGTCCGCGCCCGTTGGCAGTTGTGCGGGAGTCTCACACTGCAAGCGATCGATTCCGGGGAGGCGGGCTTGTCTTTGCTCGAACGCGATGAGGCTGTGCGGCGGCTCAAGGCCGCCATGGACTCGGCGGCGGAGGGCACGGGGCGGTTCGTGGTGGTCGAAGGGCCGCCGGGCATCGGCAAGACCCGGCTGCTGGGCTGCGCCCGCGATCTGGCCGAGGCCGACGGGTTCGACCGGCTCACGGCGACCGCCGACGACGCCGAGCGGGAGATCCCCTGGGGGATCGTCCGCCAGCTCGTCGAACGCTCCGTCGCCCGGGTCGGCGCCGGTGAGCGGCAGGCCGCGCTGGCCGGGCCCGCGGGCGCGGCACTGACCGCGATCGAGCAGGCCGAGGCGGGCGGGCACGACGAGGGCGAGCGCATGCGCACCCTGCACGCGCTGTGGTGGGCGATCGCCGATCTGGTGGGCGACCGCCCGACCCTGATCACCATCGACGACTTGCAGTGGGCTGACGCCCCCTCACTCGAGTTCGTCGGCTACCTCGCGCGCAGGCTGTCGGACCTGCGGATCGCGCTGGTCGTCGGCAGCAGGCCCGCGCGGGTGGAGGACGGCGCGCTGGCCGAGCTCACCTCGGGCAGGCTCGGCGACCTGCTGCGACCCGCCCCGCTGTCCGTCGCGGCGGTGGGCGAGTTGGCGCCGGAGCACCCGCCGGGCGCGGTCGCCGCGTTGCACGAAGCCAGTGGTGGCAACCCGTTCCTCACCCAGCAGCTGCTCGCCGAGCTCGCCGCCCGCGGGCTGGCCGGTGACGACCCCCGCACGCCGGAGGTGATCAGCACGCTCGGGCCGCGCAGCGTGTCGCACGCGCTGCTGGCCCGGCTCACGCCGCAGGCGCACTCGGTCGCCGCCGCGGCGGCCGTCCTCGGGGTGCGCTGCGACCCGATGCAAGCCGCCCGGCTCGCCGAGGTCGACGACCCGGCCGCCGCCGTCGCCGAGTTGGCGCGCGCGCATGTGCTGGTCGGCACCGAGTTCACCCACCCGGTGATCCGCGAGGCCGTGCTCACCGAACTGCTGCCCACCGACAGGGCCGAACTCCACGCGCGGGCCGCGGCGGACCTGCGGCGCACCGGTGCGTCGGCGCCGCGGGTGGCCGCCCACCTGGTCGAGTCACCCCACCGCCTCGACGCCGACGGCGTGCGGGTGCTCGCCGAGGCGGGCCGCACGCTGCTCGCCGACGGCATGGGCGAGACGGCGGGCCGCTACCTGCGGCTCGCCTTCGACGCCGGAATCCCGGAGGTGCGCGGAGAGCTGGGCGAGGCGCTGCTGATCGCCGGCCGGTTCGCCGAGGCGCGCGCGGAGCTGATCGCCGCGGCCGAGGCCGACCCCACCCGGGCGGGCACCCTGCTGGCACAGGCCGCGACGGCGACGATGCGGCTCGACGGGCACCAGGCGGCGATCGCGTGGCTGCGGGCGACGCTGGAGACCTTCCCGGGGGATCCGCTGCCGATGGAGGCCCGGCTCGGGCTGTTCAGCGCGTACGTACCCGACGAGTTCGAACGGTCGGGCCGCAGGCTGCGCCGGTTCGCCGAGCTGCCGGGGACCACGACCATCGAACGGTTCCTGCTGGCCCTGCTCGCGCAACGGGCCTACGCCGAGGTGTGGCCCGCCGAGAAGGTGCGTGCCCTGGTGCCACGCGCGCTCGGCCCCGACGTGATGCGCCTGGACGGGCACGAGGGCGCGGTCACCTGGGGCAGCGCCCTGCACGCGCTGATCATGGCCGACGGCGTCGCCGTCGCCGCCCGGGAGATCGACCGGGCGCGGGCCGCGGTGCTGCCCGACGGGTCGCCGATGGACTACGCGATCGTCGGCGCGGTCGGGACCGTCCTCGCCTGGCGCGTCGGCGATGTTCGGGGTTGTGAGACCGAGGCCGCGGCCGGGCTCACCGCGCTGGACGCGGCCGACCCCGGCCCGCTCGCGTCGGCGCTGCGGTCGGTACTCACCCGGTTCGCCGTGCTCGCGGCGGTCGAGCGCGGCGACGTCCCCGGCGCCCGCGCCTACCTGCGTTCCCACGACGACGCCCTGACCGGGCCCGCGACCGTCCCGGCGAACCGCGTGGGTCACGCCCGGGCATACCTCGCCCTGGCCGAGGACGACGCGGTGACCGCGCTGGAGGAGGCACTCGCCCTCGGGGCGGCGGAGGCCGCGGCGGGCGCGGACAACCCGGCGGTGCCGTGGCGGGCCCAAGCCGCGCTGGCGCATTTGCGGCAGGGCGACACCAGGGCGGCCAGGGCACTCGCCGCCGAGCAGCACCAGCGCGCGATGCGCTGGGGCGCGGCCACCGACATCGGCGCCGCCCTGCGGGTCCTGGCCATGGTCGGCGGCGAGCACGATCGCATCGACCTGCTCAGACAGGCGCACGACATCCTCGATGAATCCCCCTGTGTGCTTGAGCGGGTCATGGTCGAACGCGACCTCGGCGAAGCCCTGCGGGTGGTGGGCAGGAGATCCGACGCCCGCGAGTACCTGGTGAGCGCCGCCGAACGAGCCACCGAAATCGGCGCGGGCAGACTGCGCGCCGCCGCAGTGGACGCGTTGGACCGCCTCGGCGACCGACCACGCAAGCTGGCCATGGCAGGCGCTGACGCATTGACCG is drawn from Actinokineospora alba and contains these coding sequences:
- a CDS encoding PadR family transcriptional regulator, whose protein sequence is MKVTKDLVAASATPMVLGILAEADSYGYAILRRISELSGGELDWTEGLLYPLLHRLERLGHVESDWRSVAGERRRKYYRITRSGLAELAEQRRQWDTVVDTLKEIWLGRGDTRPLIAIQLGGYA
- a CDS encoding endonuclease/exonuclease/phosphatase family protein, yielding MIVKVGTFNVLNLALPEVPYYPDELPYSIAEFDRKAAWIGEQLRRMDADVVGFQEVFAEAALREVCARSQAFASATVVAPGADGASGPRVGLATNLPLAEPAVSITDFPPGLHTAVDGIALPVGTFSRPVLRARVAFSPTVTVTVFVVHLKSKRPIVDVTIPPHDPREEALGKARSLIRRTAEAAALRFLVLDEVVGNSGPVIVLGDLNDGPRAVSTEIVAGDLPSRFWPRGPELRQAYWDRALYSAHELQARNIGRDVGYSHIFNSHYENLDHILVSQEFYDRNPNRLGELANLRHFNDHLVDNQLSNDRPDRTTSDHAQLVAEIDLRA
- a CDS encoding VOC family protein; the protein is MTTLDSPIPRFHLAVPVDDLDAARHFYGEVLGLARGRSAETWVDWNLHGHQFVTHLAPSRAAQVSNPVDGHDVPVPHFGLILTVPEFGRLAERLRTAGTEFVIEPYVRFEGQTGEQWTMFLLDPAGNALEFKAFADDSQVFAAGKD
- a CDS encoding NAD(P)H-binding protein, with product MKVFLIGAGGGVGRRLAALLTARGDHVTGMHRAPTQADTVRSVDATPVLGDLIADSVDGLAEKIRGHDAVVSSAGAHGTGMDKTSAIDGEGLVKTAAAAARAGVSRLLLVSVFPEAGRDRETSEGFEHYMKVKKTADVHLAGTELDWLIVRPGTLRDEPGTGRVTAGLAIEYGAIPRDDVAAFLAAALREPALNRVVVELTAGETPVADAVAQLVT
- a CDS encoding helix-turn-helix transcriptional regulator — its product is MSLLERDEAVRRLKAAMDSAAEGTGRFVVVEGPPGIGKTRLLGCARDLAEADGFDRLTATADDAEREIPWGIVRQLVERSVARVGAGERQAALAGPAGAALTAIEQAEAGGHDEGERMRTLHALWWAIADLVGDRPTLITIDDLQWADAPSLEFVGYLARRLSDLRIALVVGSRPARVEDGALAELTSGRLGDLLRPAPLSVAAVGELAPEHPPGAVAALHEASGGNPFLTQQLLAELAARGLAGDDPRTPEVISTLGPRSVSHALLARLTPQAHSVAAAAAVLGVRCDPMQAARLAEVDDPAAAVAELARAHVLVGTEFTHPVIREAVLTELLPTDRAELHARAAADLRRTGASAPRVAAHLVESPHRLDADGVRVLAEAGRTLLADGMGETAGRYLRLAFDAGIPEVRGELGEALLIAGRFAEARAELIAAAEADPTRAGTLLAQAATATMRLDGHQAAIAWLRATLETFPGDPLPMEARLGLFSAYVPDEFERSGRRLRRFAELPGTTTIERFLLALLAQRAYAEVWPAEKVRALVPRALGPDVMRLDGHEGAVTWGSALHALIMADGVAVAAREIDRARAAVLPDGSPMDYAIVGAVGTVLAWRVGDVRGCETEAAAGLTALDAADPGPLASALRSVLTRFAVLAAVERGDVPGARAYLRSHDDALTGPATVPANRVGHARAYLALAEDDAVTALEEALALGAAEAAAGADNPAVPWRAQAALAHLRQGDTRAARALAAEQHQRAMRWGAATDIGAALRVLAMVGGEHDRIDLLRQAHDILDESPCVLERVMVERDLGEALRVVGRRSDAREYLVSAAERATEIGAGRLRAAAVDALDRLGDRPRKLAMAGADALTASERRIAALAGAGRSNREIAQEIFVTPKTVENHLGRIYQKLGISSRRDLGAALHA